From a region of the Alnus glutinosa chromosome 1, dhAlnGlut1.1, whole genome shotgun sequence genome:
- the LOC133880561 gene encoding uncharacterized protein LOC133880561 — MEESISRIISELEEIRHLDNPTTQLSEPSLLDLQTLLDSHDSELLDRLFDGLSSKSLSLPNHLVRPIASAMDSGPTHLSLLASKVYLSLLLSPNAPVFTLFTPMSFLTLFRSIRRSLKRRTSAPPTDTEGSHVVPARRKQKGGGARDKGLRKNARNSYSESEEGEFDVGDLFPLLERLELVMGLIHLDRFPDSLKSLVQTVVEIPVMAVELCGNSAGFNRLIELCSRVLSEVLRPEHGEQADTAAEVLKSLSQLILRLKSPARTFALGFVTNRMMGLTKVSNGVKKAVVNFPRYLAQKAPEKSEPRALAVESIMEIVKVMEFEDQIGFVEYVVKMTQGKANLRLLAVDLILMLMMSLRDPLGVGSGIEVKDSWGLRCLEALILRCSDTSTTIRARALSNLAQLLGFLADDNKSRAVLKEVMGFGDAGEQILEGGMNDLLRKRCTDEKAAVRKSALVLITKLTALLGGAFDGALLKSMGIACSDPLVSIRKAAISALSEAFRTFSDETVTMEWLHSVPRLITDNESSIQEECENLFLELVLDRITRAGSTGSPQNGSVFHDSSLKAKSLEREMEFLFPDGTLGLLREICNGEVTPWVKKICASLGKKKRLRHKIVIALQNIIRTSESLWLRQSMLIEKWTAPPGAWLLLSEVSAYLSKAVDWEFLHHHWQLLDKYRVRGDLKNPLAVGDAHEEEEDTESNSVSWARDRVFLLQTISNVSVELPPEPAADLAHNLLKRIEEFNMHSTEVDAHVKALRTLCKRKASNPEEADTLVIKWVDQLLPKASQILEKYILEASEANKSGSFFTPPSRKGKRAAVMSRLLSEAVTAVYTIGSLVIVCPAADMNAITPLLHTIITSGNSGPKFNKLPGLTASLKQTAPSLYIQAWLTMGKICLADGKLAKKYIPLFVQELEKSDCAALRNNLVVMMADFCVRYTALVDCYIAKITKCLCDPCELVRRQTFVLLSRLLQRDYVKWRGVLFLRFLLSLVDESEKIRQLADYLFRSILKVKAPLLAYNSFVEAIFVLNDCHAHSGHTDSQGSQVESQLFSIRGNDESSRSKRMHIYVSLLKQMAPEHLLATFAKLCAEILAAASDGMLNIEDITGQSVLQDAFQILACKEIRIASNRGSSSDSADIDEEGGDSGALAAAARGRAATQAVRKGLIQNTIPIFIELKRLLESKNSPLIGSLMECLRILLKDYKNEIDDILVADKQLQKELIYDMQKYDSAKAKSTAAEAVAKMQKSSGYRSPDVSKVKHNQNKLTDKLKNDSKLASAMADAAAAAKARSVLREVNKGTSTPPLSSISVPKLKSCNGTSTSQCDRPLDVLESLRKRQSFDSDEEN; from the exons ATGGAGGAATCCATATCCCGAATAATCTCAGAGCTCGAAGAGATCCGCCACTTGGACAACCCCACAACCCAACTCTCCGAACCCTCTCTCTTAGACCTCCAAACCCTCCTCGATTCCCATGATTCGGAACTCCTGGACCGCCTCTTCGACGGCCTGTCGTCCAAGTCCCTCTCTCTTCCCAACCATCTGGTCCGTCCGATCGCCTCAGCCATGGACTCGGGCCCGACCCATTTGTCCCTTTTGGCGTCTAAGGTTTACCTCTCTCTGCTTCTCTCACCCAACGCCCCCGTTTTCACTCTGTTCACTCCCATGTCGTTTCTCACTCTCTTTCGCTCTATCCGCCGATCTCTCAAGCGCCGGACATCAGCCCCGCCCACCGATACTGAGGGATCCCACGTAGTCCCGGCCAGACGGAAGCAAAAGGGCGGTGGGGCTCGAGACAAGGGGTTAAGGAAAAATGCCAGAAATTCGTACAGTGAGAGCGAAGAGGGCGAATTCGATGTTGGGGATTTGTTTCCTTTGCTTGAGAGGTTAGAATTGGTAATGGGTTTGATTCATTTGGACCGGTTTCCGGATAGTTTGAAGTCTCTGGTCCAAACCGTGGTTGAAATTCCGGTAATGGCGGTTGAATTGTGTGGTAATTCCGCTGGTTTTAACCGACTAATTGAATTGTGCTCACGGGTCTTGAGCGAAGTGTTAAGGCCTGAGCATGGTGAGCAGGCAGACACAGCAGCCGAGGTGTTGAAGTCGTTGTCGCAGTTGATTCTTCGGCTTAAATCTCCAGCCCGGACGTTCGCTTTGGGGTTCGTGACGAATAGAATGATGGGATTAACGAAGGTATCTAATGGAGTGAAGAAAGCGGTAGTGAATTTTCCAAGGTACTTGGCGCAGAAGGCGCCGGAGAAGTCTGAGCCTCGGGCTTTAGCTGTGGAGTCGATCATGGAGATTGTTAAAGTTATGGAATTCGAGGATCAAATTGGGTTTGTGGAGTATGTGGTGAAGATGACACAAGGAAAGGCCAACCTTAGGCTCTTGGCGGTTGATCTTATTTTGATGCTTATGATGTCTTTGAGGGATCCATTGGGGGTGGGTTCCGGCATTGAAGTGAAGGATTCATGGGGGTTGAGGTGTCTGGAGGCTTTGATTCTGCGTTGTTCAGATACAAGCACGACAATCCGTGCTCGCGCCTTGTCAAATTTAGCGCAGCTATTGGGGTTTTTGGCTGATGACAATAAGAGCCGGGCCGTGTTGAAAGAAGTTATGGGGTTTGGTGATGCTGGGGAGCAAATATTGGAAGGTGGAATGAATGATCTTTTGAGAAAAAGGTGTACGGATGAGAAGGCAGCAGTGAGGAAGTCTGCACTTGTGCTAATTACCAAGTTGACTGCCCTTCTGGGTGGTGCCTTTGATGGAGCTCTGCTCAAGAGCATGGGAATAGCATGTTCGGATCCTCTTGTTAGCATAAGGAAAGCGGCGATTTCTGCTCTTTCAGAG GCTTTCAGAACATTCTCAGATGAAACTGTGACTATGGAGTGGCTTCATTCAGTTCCACGTTTAATAACTGATAATGAATCTAGTATTCAAGAAGAATGTGAGAACTTGTTTCTGGAATTGGTACTGGACCGAATAACTAGAGCTGGATCTACTGGTTCTCCCCAAAATGGATCCGTTTTCCATGATTCAAGTCTGAAAGCAAAAAGTTTAGAGAGGGAAATGGAGTTTTTATTTCCTGATGGGACGCTGGGTCTCTTGAGAGAAATTTGCAATGGAGAGGTGACACCTTGGGTGAAGAAAATTTGTGCAAGCTTGGGTAAGAAGAAACGGCTTAGGCACAAAATCGTTATTGCACTTCAGAATATTATCAGGACATCTGAGTCTCTCTGGTTGAGGCAATCGATGCTAATAGAGAAGTGGACAGCACCACCGGGTGCTTGGCTTCTTCTATCTGAGGTGTCAGCATACCTTTCAAAAGCAGTGGACTGGGAGTTCCTCCATCATCATTGGCAGCTTCTTGACAAGTATAGAGTAAGAGGTGACCTTAAAAATCCTTTGGCAGTAGGAGATGcacatgaagaagaagaggacacAGAATCCAATTCTGTTTCTTGGGCTAGGGATCGTGTTTTCCTTTTGCAAACAATCTCTAATGTTTCCGTGGAGCTTCCTCCAGAACCTGCAGCAGATTTAGCCCATAACTTGCTTAAACGAATTGAAGAGTTCAATATGCATTCAACTGAG GTTGATGCTCATGTAAAAGCCCTAAGGACATTGTGCAAGCGGAAGGCTTCAAATCCTGAGGAGGCTGATACACTTGTCATTAAATGGGTAGACCAGCTTCTCCCTAAAGCTTCACAGATTTTAGAAAAGTATATCTTAGAGGCTTCTGAAGCAAATAAATCTGGCAGCTTTTTCACACCACCAAGTAGAAAGGGCAAGAGAGCAGCAGTCATGTCCAGGTTACTGTCAGAAGCAGTCACGGCAGTTTATACGATTGGATCTTTGGTTATTGTCTGTCCAGCTGCTGATATGAATGCTATTACTCCACTATTGCACACCATAATCACTTCGGGAAATTCTGGTCCCAAATTCAATAAATTGCCAGGCCTTACAGCTTCTCTAAAGCAAACAGCCCCCTCTTTATACATTCAAGCTTGGTTGACAATGGGGAAGATTTGCCTTGCAGATGGGAAACTTGCAAAGAAGTATATTCCTCTTTTTGTACAG GAGCTTGAAAAGAGTGATTGTGCTGCCCTACGCAACAATCTTGTAGTGATGATGGCAGATTTTTGCGTTCGTTATACTGCTCTAGTTGATTG TTACATAGCAAAGATCACAAAGTGTCTCTGTGATCCATGTGAACTTGTGAGAAGGCAGACATTTGTATTGCTCTCAAGATTATTGCAG AGGGACTATGTGAAGTGGAGAGGAGTGCTATTCCTCCGATTTCTTTTGTCACTTGTTGACGAATCAGAAAAGATAAGACAACTCGCCGATTACCTTTTCCGGAGTATTTTAAAAG TCAAGGCACCTCTTCTAGCTTATAACAGTTTCGTGGAAGCCATTTTTGTTCTGAATGACTGCCATGCCCATAGTGGACATACTGATTCTCAGGGCTCACAAGTTGAGAGCCAACTTTTCTCCATCAG GGGTAATGATGAGAGTTCGAGATCTAAAAGAATGCATATCTATGTTTCTCTTCTGAAACAAATGGCTCCAGAGCACCTTTTAGCCACCTTTGCAAAGTTATGTGCAGAGATTCTTGCTGCGGCATCTGATGGTATGCTCAATATAGAAGATATTACTGGACAATCTGTTCTGCAG GATGCTTTCCAAATTCTTGCCTGCAAAGAGATCCGAATTGCGTCCAACCGTGGATCGTCATCTGACTCAGCAGATATTGATGAAGAAGGCGGAGATAGTGGAGCATTAGCAGCTGCTGCTAGAGGAAGGGCTGCAACTCAAGCAGTCAGAAAGGGCCTTATCCAAAATACCATCCCCATCTTTATAGAGCTGAAACGCCTATTAGAAAGCAAGAACAGCCCCCTCATAGGATCCCTCATGGAATGCCTCAGAATCCTTCTCAAGGACTACAAGAATGAGATCGATGACATATTGGTTGCTGATAAGCAGCTTCAGAAAGAGCTCATCTATGACATGCAAAAGTACGATTCTGCAAAGGCCAAATCAACGGCTGCAGAGGCTGTTGCCAAAATGCAAAAATCAAGTGGCTATCGGTCACCTGATGTTTCTAAGGTAAAACATAACCAGAATAAGCTGACCGACAAGTTGAAAAATGATTCAAAACTGGCTTCAGCAATGGCAGATGCAGCGGCTGCAGCCAAAGCCCGGTCTGTGCTAAGGGAAGTTAACAAGGGGACATCTACACCGCCTCTTAGTTCCATAAGTGTGCCTAAACTCAAGTCTTGTAATGGTACAAGCACTTCACAATGTGATCGGCCTTTAGATGTATTAGAATCTTTGAGGAAAAGACAGTCTTTTGATTCTGATGAAGAAAACTGA
- the LOC133880569 gene encoding chaperone protein dnaJ 49, translated as MDGNKDEALRCVRIAEEAITSGNKERALKFIKIAQRLNHNLQADELLAACEKLDSGCPVSSSDEKFVTESKNEPGPAKSEEGLNGERSYTAEHVQLITQVKRHKDYYAILGIEKNCSVEEIRKAYRKLSLKVHPDKNKAPGSEEAFKKVCKAFKCLSDGDSRRQYDQTGFVEEFEHNQQYNVRRRRRRTAHDLFDDDFDPDEIFRAFFGQGDMFRASRVYRTREMGGHQREDLHGGPNLLVLLQLLPFLIIFLLAYLPFSEPDYSLHKNYSYQIPTMTEKHGVEFYVTSSAFEKNYPLGSPARAKIEDNVIKEYRNMLLRYCQIELQRHHWNKNLPTPHCDKLHNSGLA; from the coding sequence ATGGATGGTAATAAGGATGAAGCTCTGAGATGTGTTCGTATTGCTGAAGAAGCAATCACCTCTGGTAATAAAGAGCGTGCGCTGAAATTTATTAAGATTGCTCAACGCCTAAACCATAATTTGCAGGCAGATGAACTTTTGGCTGCGTGTGAGAAGCTCGATTCGGGGTGTCCTGTGTCTTCTAGTGATGAAAAGTTTGTCACTGAGAGTAAGAATGAGCCTGGCCCAGCAAAATCTGAAGAGGGATTAAATGGGGAGCGTAGTTATACTGCAGAACATGTCCAATTGATTACGCAGGTTAAGAGGCATAAAGATTATTATGCTATTCTTggtattgaaaaaaattgttcagTTGAGGAGATTAGGAAGGCATATAGGAAATTGTCATTGAAAGTTCATCCTGATAAGAATAAGGCTCCCGGTTCTGAGGAGGCGTTTAAGAAAGTATGCAAGGCATTCAAGTGTTTAAGTGATGGTGATTCAAGGAGGCAGTATGATCAGACAGGTTTTGTTGAGGAATTTGAGCATAACCAGCAGTACAATGTTAggcggaggaggaggagaacaGCGCATGACTTGtttgatgatgattttgatcCTGATGAGATATTCAGGGCTTTCTTTGGTCAGGGAGACATGTTTCGAGCAAGCCGTGTTTATAGGACCAGAGAAATGGGTGGTCATCAGAGAGAGGATTTGCATGGAGGACCTAATCTTCTGGTCCTTCTTCAATTATTACCGTTTCTGATAATTTTCTTGCTTGCGTATTTGCCCTTTTCTGAGCCTGACTATTCTTTGCATAAGAATTACTCCTACCAGATTCCTACGATGACCGAGAAACATGGGGTGGAATTTTATGTTACATCGTCAGCATTTGAGAAGAATTATCCTCTTGGAAGTCCTGCTCGAGCTAAAATCGAGGACAATGTGATCAAGGAATACAGAAATATGCTTTTGCGCTACTGTCAAATAGAGCTCCAGAGGCATCATTGGAATAAAAATCTACCAACTCCTCACTGCGATAAGCTACATAACTCTGGATTAGCATGA
- the LOC133858870 gene encoding uncharacterized protein LOC133858870, with protein MIEERQAGAPHAVLLAVVVAIVLVVPLIIGDQGEAITEAISELLSPVGLLLLPIILLLTIQFLSSERGSFVSNMFSTGEPDSIHRVSGSPVGVALFLILILFLLYNRMSIFGGGDDSSE; from the coding sequence ATGATAGAAGAACGACAAGCTGGTGCACCCCATGCCGTCCTTCTGGCTGTGGTGGTGGCCATAGTGCTAGTGGTGCCGCTCATCATCGGCGACCAAGGTGAGGCAATCACGGAGGCCATCTCGGAGCTCCTTAGCCCCGTGggtctcctcctcctccccaTCATCCTCCTCCTCACCATCCAGTTCCTCTCCTCCGAACGTGGCTCATTTGTCTCTAACATGTTTTCAACCGGTGAGCCCGATTCCATCCATAGGGTCAGTGGGTCGCCGGTTGGGGTGGCACTCTTTTTGATCCTCATTTTGTTTCTCTTGTACAACCGGATGTCGATCTTCGGTGGTGGCGATGATTCCAGTGAGTAA